From a region of the Toxotes jaculatrix isolate fToxJac2 chromosome 7, fToxJac2.pri, whole genome shotgun sequence genome:
- the prf1.5 gene encoding perforin 1.5, producing MQAGGSQRSNFILFILALPVILEVCRVQGCRTGSGSECEKAPFVPGHNLAGEGFDVVRMRRTGAYVINVKVHLVDNHTCTLCPNRFQQGQIQRLPAAVLDWRPFSRCSKQISSALHHSVDSLLRSSNSLVNNNWDLGLSLDNIGKAVLGGSRSDLAKFARSQHSVDKATFAIHEISCTYYSYRLSDHPQLSAEFTKHLKRLPQSLNTSQSKALYRRLIDTYGTHYIHQVQLGGKVRRITAFRTCLATLKGFSESEIKNCLNVELRMALGFLPANASFSNKCDNLIKGNMSMGFYQGFMTHKIEVIGGERYFPDILYQQDPFEAYHSWMNSLHDNPDVVSYAIFPLHHLVEDSQISANLRSTVTDYIRENQLQDDQLAFKNCSPTPNLDHNCCPLRAGRGTLTLEIHRAAGLRADTFTKTDAYVKIFYNGMYEETETVMDNNDPVWNATYDFGSVELGQELRFEVWDRDVLYNDRAGICVVFPERGIHSLSCQLNKGVLYFTYTIKCDAHLTGFRCGRYSPSAE from the exons ATGCAAGCAGGAGGATCTCAACGGAGCaacttcattttgtttatattaGCTTTGCCAGTTATATTGGAGGTCTGCAGGGTACAGGGATGTCGGACTGGCTCTGGGTCAGAGTGTGAGAAAGCTCCTTTTGTCCCAGGCCACAACCTGGCAGGAGAGGGTTTTGATGTGGTGCGGATGCGCCGAACAGGAGCATATGTCATCAATGTAAAAGTGCATCTGGTTGACAACCACACCTGCACACTGTGTCCAAACCGTTTCCAACAAGGACAg ATTCAGAGGCTCCCAGCAGCAGTGCTTGACTGGCGTCCATTCAGCCGATGCAGTAAACAGATTTCTAGTGCCCTCCACCACTCTGTGGACTCCCTGCTACGCAGCTCCAACTCCCTGGTCAACAACAATTGGGATCTGGGATTGAGCCTCGATAATATTGGCAAAGCAGTGCTGGGAGGAAGCCGCTCAGACTTGGCAAAGTTTGCTCGTTCGCAACACAGTGTGGACAAAGCAACTTTTGCCATCCATGAAATCAGCTGCACCTACTACAG ctacAGGCTGTCTGATCATCCCCAGCTGAGTGCAGAATTCACAAAGCATCTGAAGAGACTCCCACAGAGTTTAAACACAAGCCAGAGCAAAGCCCTGTATAGGCGCCTGATAGACACCTATGGAACACACTACATACACCAG GTCCAGCTTGGTGGTAAGGTGAGGAGAATCACTGCCTTCAGGACTTGCCTGGCCACACTGAAGGGTTTCTCTGAGTCTGAGATCAAAAACTGCCTGAACGTTGAACTCCGAATGGCTCTCGGCTTCCTACCTGCTAATGCATCCTTTTCCAACAAGTGTGACAACCTCATAAAGGGCAATATGAGCATGGGCTTCTATCAAGGCTTCATGACCCATAAGATCGAGGTTATTGGAGGGGAGAGGTACTTCCCCGACATCCTCTACCAGCAGGACCCATTTGAAGCGTACCACAGCTGGATGAACAGCCTTCACGACAACCCTGATGTGGTTTCTTATGCCATCTTCCCTCTGCATCATTTGGTGGAGGACTCCCAGATCAGTGCTAACCTAAGAAGCACTGTCACCGATTATATTAGAGAGAACCAGCTGCAGGATGACCAGCTTGCTTTCAAGAACTGCTCCCCAACACCCAACCTGGACCATAACTGCTGTCCTTTAAGGGCTGGCAGAGGAACTCTCACACTGGAGATCCACAGAGCTGCGGGTCTGAGGGCAGACACCTTCACAAAAACAGACGCCTATGTGAAAATCTTCTACAACGGCATGTACGAGGAGACTGAGACGGTAATGGACAACAACGATCCAGTGTGGAACGCCACTTATGACTTTGGTTCAGTTGAATTGGGTCAGGAGTTGAGGTTTGAAGTTTGGGACAGGGATGTGCTGTATAATGACAGAGCCGGGatatgtgttgtttttcctgaGAGAGGAATTCACTCTCTAAGCTGTCAGCTCAACAAAGGAGTTCTCTACTTCACCTACACCATAAAATGTGATGCTCACTTGACAGGCTTCAGGTGTGGACGATACTCCCCCAGTGCTGAGTAG